The Amycolatopsis tolypomycina region AGGCCCATCACCGCGAGGACCATGCCGACCACGGTGCCGATCAGCGCCGAGGACACCGACAGGATCAGCGTGTTCAGCAGGCCGGTCTTGAGCAGGTCGGGCAGGACCTGGGAGATGTAGTCCCAGTCGAGGAACGTGTTGACGAAATCGTCCATTGTGGACTACTGCCCCGGCTTGAACTCGGCGGGCACGGGCGCGGTGGGCTCGAACTGGTCGTGCACCTTGACCCAGGTGCCATCCGCGATGACCTTCTTGAGGCCGTCGTTGATCTTGTTGATCAGGTCCGTGTTGCCCTTCTTGAAGGCGAACCCGTGCGGGATGGTCGTGGTGATCGCCTTGGTCACCTTGAGCTTCGCGTCCGGGTTGTTCTTGGCGTAGTCCTCGGCGGTCGCCTGGTCGAACACGGCGCCGTCGATCGCGCCGGTCTTGAGGGCGTTGAGGGCCGCGGCGTCGTTGGGGAACCGGACGGCCTGCGCGGTGGGCGCGTTCGAGCCGAGCCAGGTGTCCGAGACCGTGCCCTGGACGACGCCGATGCGCTTGCCGGCCAACGATTTCTCGTCGGTGATGCCGGCGGTTTCCTTGGCCTCGATGCCGAGGGCCTGGTAGTTGTACGGCGCCGAGAAGTCGACGGTCTTCTTGCGGGCGTCGGTCTGGGAGATCGCCGAGCTGCCGATGTCGAAGGTGCCGTTCGCGACCTGGCCGAGCAGCGCCGAAAACTCCGTCGCGGCGAACTCGAGCTTGAGGCCTTCCTTGGCCGCGATGGCCTTGAGGAGCTCGTTGTCGAAGCCGGTGTAGTTGCCGTTCTCCTGGTAGGCGTTCGGCTTCGAGTCGCTGAGCGTGCCGACGCGCAGGGCCTTCTCGCCGCCGCTGTCCGAGCCGCCGCACGCCGTGAGGGCGGCCAGCAGGGTCGCGGTGAGCGCCGTGACCAGTGTTTTCTTCATGCTTCTCCTAACCCTGGAACCCGGCCGGCACCGGAGCGGTCGGCAGGAACTGCTGGTGCAGCTTAAGCCAGGTTCCGTCGGCGATCACCTGCTTGAGCCCGTCGTTGATCTTGCCCAGCAGCTCGGCGTTGCCCTTCTTCACCGCGAAACCGTGCGGCACGTCGGTGACGAAGCTCTTCACGACGACCAGCTTGGCGTCCGGGTTGTCGGTGACGTTCTTCTCGGCAATGGACTGGTCCAGGATGTACGCGTCGACCGCGCCGCTCTTCAACGCGGTCAGCGCGGCGGCGTAGTCGGGGAAGCGCACGGCCTGGGCGTCCGGCACCGTGCTGGTCAGCCAGTGATCGCCGACGGTCGCCTGGATGACGGCGACGCGCTTGCCTGCCAGGCCCTTCTCGTCGGTGACCGGCGTGCCCTGCTTGGCCTGGATGCTCATCGTCTCGAAGTCGTAGGCCGCGGAGAAGTCGACCGTCTTCTTGCGCTCGTCGGTCTGCGCGATCGCCGAGCTGGCGATGTCGTAGCGGCCCGACGCCACCTGCCCGAGCAGCGCGGAGAAGTCGGTGGCGGCGAACTCCAGCTTCAGGTTCTGCTTGGCCGCGATGGCCTTGAGGAGCTCGTTGTCGAAGCCGGTGTAGTTGCCGCCGGAGAGGTAGATGTTCGGCGGCGCGTCGCTCAGCGTGCCCACGCGCAGGGTCGAGGAAGCGCTGTCCGACCCGCCGCAGGCGGTGAGCGTGAGGGCCGCGGCCAGTACGGTGACGATCAGCTTCTTCATGTCACGCACCCAGGTTCTTCACGGGCAG contains the following coding sequences:
- a CDS encoding ABC transporter substrate-binding protein; the protein is MKKTLVTALTATLLAALTACGGSDSGGEKALRVGTLSDSKPNAYQENGNYTGFDNELLKAIAAKEGLKLEFAATEFSALLGQVANGTFDIGSSAISQTDARKKTVDFSAPYNYQALGIEAKETAGITDEKSLAGKRIGVVQGTVSDTWLGSNAPTAQAVRFPNDAAALNALKTGAIDGAVFDQATAEDYAKNNPDAKLKVTKAITTTIPHGFAFKKGNTDLINKINDGLKKVIADGTWVKVHDQFEPTAPVPAEFKPGQ
- a CDS encoding ABC transporter substrate-binding protein, which codes for MKKLIVTVLAAALTLTACGGSDSASSTLRVGTLSDAPPNIYLSGGNYTGFDNELLKAIAAKQNLKLEFAATDFSALLGQVASGRYDIASSAIAQTDERKKTVDFSAAYDFETMSIQAKQGTPVTDEKGLAGKRVAVIQATVGDHWLTSTVPDAQAVRFPDYAAALTALKSGAVDAYILDQSIAEKNVTDNPDAKLVVVKSFVTDVPHGFAVKKGNAELLGKINDGLKQVIADGTWLKLHQQFLPTAPVPAGFQG